A genomic segment from Necator americanus strain Aroian chromosome III, whole genome shotgun sequence encodes:
- a CDS encoding hypothetical protein (NECATOR_CHRIII.G11674.T1), producing the protein MSQRSVAVVATGLGCFALAACFLAFPMILSEIGDIRAELDAEMESWKIETDGLWRDMNKYGRVRRQAYGYAPPPPRGSFPGHGGPQGPNGGFPGGGFGDQPYPGDAGAPPHPTGGNGNIPGVVGVPPNLNNNLHGTDGAPSSQPNGNCNCKADNTCPAGPAGPKGVPGFDGPDGIPGVPGIDGQDADDAKAQTQQYAGCFNCPQGPPGPPGPTGKPGPRGMRGARGQAAMPGRDGQPGFPGTIGGLGAPGPAGEEGPQGEPGEDVEHQIGLPGTKGEPGAPGEAGEQGHQGDTGAPGQAGPPGERGPQGEKGDDGAHGTPGEPGEEGEPGKDAEYCPCPKRNAAQNVQAAGYRRY; encoded by the exons aTGTCACAGCGCTCGGTGGCCGTTGTTGCCACTGGTTTGGGTTGTTTTGCCCTAGCAGCATGCTTCCTCGCCTTCCCCATGATCCTCAGTGAGATCGGTGACATCCGAGCTGAGCTCGATGCTGAGATGGAGTCTTGGAAGATCGAGACTGACGGTCTATGGAGAGACATGAACAAATACGGACGTGTCCGTCGTCAGGCTTACGGATATGCTCCTCCTCCGCCTCGTGGAAGCTTCCCAGGACACGGTGGACCTCAG GGACCTAACGGAGGCTTCCCCGGTGGCGGATTTGGTGACCAGCCTTATCCCGGAGATGCTGGAGCTCCGCCGCATCCTACTGGAGGAAATGGAAACATTCCTGGCGTTGTCGGTGTTCCTCCTAACCTCAACAACAACCTCCATGGAACCGATGGAGCCCCTTCAA GCCAACCCAACGGTAACTGCAATTGCAAGGCCGACAACACCTGCCCAGCAGGACCAGCAGGACCTAAGGGAGTTCCCGGATTTGATGGCCCCGACGGAATTCCTGGAGTGCCTGGTATTGATGGACAGGATGCTGACGACGCGAAAGCTCAAACTCAACAATACGCTGGATGTTTCAACTGCCCACAAGGACCTCCAGGACCCCCTG GACCTACTGGGAAGCCCGGTCCTCGTGGTATGCGCGGAGCACGCGGACAAGCTGCAATGCCTGGCCGCGATGGACAGCCTGGATTCCCCGGAACCATTGGAGGTCTTGGAGCACCGGGACCAGCAGGAGAGGAAGGACCCCAGGGAGAACCCGGAGAGGATGTCGAACACCAAATTGGGCTCCCTGGAACCAAGGGAGAGCCTGGAGCACCTGGAGAAGCTGGAGAGCAAGGTCATCAGGGAGACACTGGAGCACCTGGACAAGCTGGTCCTCCTGGAGAACGTGGACCTCAAGGAGAGAAG GGAGATGACGGTGCTCACGGAACTCCTGGTGAGCCTGGAGAGGAAGGAGAACCAGGCAAAGACGCCGAGTACTGCCCTTGCCCCAAGCGCAACGCCGCTCAAAACGTGCAGGCAGCCGGATACCGTCGTTACTAA